In Oligoflexus sp., a genomic segment contains:
- a CDS encoding fumarate reductase/succinate dehydrogenase flavoprotein subunit, giving the protein GLAGASAAASLSELGYSVSCFCFQDSPRRAHSIAAQGGINAAKNYKNDGDSIYRLFYDTVKGGDFRAREANVYRLAQISVNIIDQCVAQGVPFAREYGGLLDNRSFGGAQVSRTFYARGQTGQQLLLGAYASLERQIGLGRVKMYTRSEMLDLVLVGGRARGIVVRDMVTGKISTMMGEAVALCTGGYGNVFYLSTNAKGCNVTATHRAWKRGAGFGNPCYTQIHPTCIPVSGDHQSKLTLMSESLRNDGRVWAPKKQGDTRPPHEIPEEERDYVLERKYPSFGNLAPRDISSRSVKEVCDAGKGVGPGGKGVYLDFRDAIKRDSEDVIRQRYGNLFAMYEKITAEDPYKVPMRIYPAVHYTMGGLWVDYNLMSTIPGLYVLGEANFSDHGANRLGASALMQGLADGYFVLPATIGDYFASNKFDKVAADSPEAKQVVSDVQANIKRLLTINGKRSADSFHKELGLLMWDKCGMARNKEGLQFALKRIAEIRDEFWKNLKVPGTGEELNQELEKAGRVADFIEHAELMCLDALAREESCGGHFREEYQTEEGEAKRDDEHYAHVAVWEYKGGGTQPVRHVEPLVYENIKLATRSYK; this is encoded by the coding sequence GGCCTCGCGGGCGCGTCGGCCGCGGCCAGCCTGAGCGAGCTGGGGTACAGCGTCTCCTGCTTCTGCTTCCAGGACTCGCCGCGCCGCGCGCACTCCATCGCGGCGCAGGGCGGCATCAACGCGGCGAAGAACTACAAGAACGACGGCGACAGCATCTATCGCCTGTTCTACGACACCGTGAAGGGCGGGGACTTCCGCGCGCGCGAGGCCAATGTGTATCGCCTCGCCCAGATCAGCGTGAACATCATCGACCAGTGCGTGGCGCAGGGCGTGCCCTTCGCGCGTGAGTACGGCGGGCTTCTTGATAACCGCTCCTTCGGTGGCGCCCAGGTTTCGCGGACCTTCTATGCTCGCGGTCAGACCGGGCAGCAGCTTCTGCTCGGCGCCTATGCGTCCCTCGAAAGGCAAATCGGCCTCGGCCGCGTGAAGATGTATACCCGCTCGGAAATGCTGGACCTCGTTCTGGTCGGCGGCCGCGCGCGCGGTATCGTCGTGCGGGATATGGTCACGGGTAAGATCTCGACCATGATGGGCGAAGCGGTTGCGCTTTGCACCGGCGGTTACGGCAACGTCTTTTATCTTTCGACCAACGCCAAAGGCTGTAACGTCACCGCCACCCACAGAGCGTGGAAACGCGGCGCCGGTTTCGGCAACCCCTGCTATACCCAGATTCACCCGACCTGTATTCCGGTATCGGGCGATCATCAGTCGAAACTCACGCTGATGTCCGAATCCCTCCGTAACGACGGTCGCGTTTGGGCCCCTAAAAAACAAGGCGATACCCGTCCTCCTCACGAGATTCCCGAAGAGGAGCGCGATTACGTCCTTGAGCGCAAGTACCCGAGCTTCGGCAACCTCGCCCCGCGCGATATCTCGTCGCGCAGCGTGAAGGAAGTCTGTGATGCCGGCAAAGGCGTTGGTCCTGGTGGCAAAGGCGTCTACCTCGACTTCCGCGATGCCATCAAGCGCGACAGCGAAGACGTCATTCGTCAGCGTTACGGCAACCTCTTTGCGATGTATGAGAAGATCACAGCCGAGGATCCCTATAAGGTTCCGATGCGTATCTATCCTGCTGTTCACTATACGATGGGCGGTCTGTGGGTGGACTATAACCTGATGAGCACGATCCCTGGACTCTATGTCCTCGGTGAAGCCAACTTCTCGGATCACGGTGCCAACCGCCTCGGCGCCAGTGCTTTGATGCAAGGTCTGGCCGACGGTTACTTCGTCCTGCCCGCGACGATCGGCGATTACTTCGCTTCCAACAAATTCGACAAAGTCGCCGCCGATAGTCCAGAAGCGAAGCAGGTCGTGAGCGATGTCCAGGCGAACATCAAGCGTCTTCTGACCATCAATGGCAAGCGCTCAGCCGATTCCTTCCACAAGGAGCTTGGTCTTCTGATGTGGGACAAGTGCGGCATGGCGCGAAACAAGGAAGGCCTGCAGTTCGCTTTGAAACGCATCGCCGAGATCCGCGATGAATTCTGGAAAAACCTGAAGGTGCCCGGCACCGGCGAAGAGCTGAACCAGGAACTCGAAAAAGCCGGCCGCGTTGCCGACTTTATCGAACACGCCGAGCTGATGTGTCTGGATGCTTTGGCTCGTGAAGAATCCTGCGGCGGTCACTTCCGTGAGGAATACCAAACGGAAGAGGGTGAAGCGAAGCGTGATGACGAACACTATGCGCATGTGGCCGTATGGGAGTACAAGGGCGGCGGCACACAGCCTGTTCGGCACGTTGAACCTTTGGTCTATGAAAACATCAAACTCGCGACGAGGAGTTACAAATAA